Proteins encoded by one window of Halobaculum halobium:
- a CDS encoding PKD domain-containing protein — protein MKRRKRIAVLLMAAAVVTAGIPLTGAFTSVSAERSVSVAVADDDEAFLSLEPSDGSNGVYAAQTDGTLELRFDGTGTLASGLNPDATTYVDGVFVVTNRGTNDVTLTIDDPAEGLAFYATYNGTQHRLDGPDAEGVPVGVGETANVSIELDTSNESAIEAVDEITIAANASADVGEGGSDDGDTDPGGGADEDTPQTRVSGDELRLTGSATAGQSLTLDLSQLSDTDQDDIRVDSLEINYTNETIIETTVDAVDGSNTNSSTDRTAPGNRTAPTNASVLTYLNVSHPETADDSIGDATFQFVLPHGPQRTPTAVDLLRYNEQNDTWETTSTRISFVANTSDGYVYEARTESLSLFAVVEVIRGEVIEIDGTAQPVDAALITDPSASFPTTAYDTYHDEAFNASYWNAEATSDADDAAAVIRERLRIDLKQAAKDSVISKIVSYADGVLKTAIGFSGIGTLLTVLDITLSSSEFVGSLGPAIQKQAVAIHVDPGEQSHDELRANLRALEENSAALKNATAEGDTAERRALLRERETLLRETYQLLPRYTNDVHEDVVGNAAGMEDPQSYKLIRSNTESLRVLLKEDYRETTKQLYGAPKRSLAYDTSMPTHGWVAFGNAEVYDTMDHGNDYVVVAVDASQAVEADADVSISVTGADASELDTALVSDRPDDPRTVTGRSLGPDGTAVVDDPEETMYLVVRPGGTSGPVRIQADAGSTPIRMSVAERAGPDIQRPHADLVSGPDPVTLRDGDVVYPTNDSDTDLVWRLWDDKTETTAIDYRLRVDDGDGFDTWTAWQGAPADGRVSPDLTYDDGLTRVQLQVRDGAGRTTVRNADVVMTAGVPQTALAAPDAANPESGEVFVRVLPERRMERIDVQYRPVGNDTWRDLRTVTDTAGFESVMAPPEGKVVIRARAANLAGETGEWATEKLTYDPTDPPDTTPPEVDLEQAPDRRLTLVDGERVERRVVSAETATVRWSATDDETLVSDLEYRVRVDNESWSEWRTSSGEWFGADPTVSTDGTTVHIEVRDAAGNVARRSVSILRDTSDPTVDVTATSDITGAVVNPSADEPLESVQLQYRPAGETEWREWDTIGSTDTTAVDLDSIGSFELRARGVDTAGNVGPWTEPVAFDSLPAERSDSISDGSRSVAGGNTTEYDYPNASKVGADAARGYLMYNALVDEIDGELLLDVYMVSRDGNEVPISSIELTEERNQTVVADLPGNLTDADRLRVEVSGNGTVVLSSLRAIGSEPTVPPVSASPMNATVGQTVIVSTDGEVDEEYIQAYEWDLNGDDEFERTTDAPTTDVAYDDSGTRTITLRVTDVFGASASETATVRVNAPPRAEVTGERTVLTGELATLNAGDSVDPDGEVESVAWDTDGDGTTEATGWTTPVSYADDGEYPVSVTVTDDDGDQDTTTTNVTVRNRPPTANAAANQTTPLVGESVAFDATGSSDPDGQVTTSEWDVDGDGTFERTGETIATSFTEPGNRTVTVRVTDDDGVTDETTVTVHVNAPPEAALNATSPVYTDEEVDLDATESADPDGTIVGYGWTVDGPTPAPDGGASGTVTFSDDGEYPVSVIVTDDDGASDTVMANVTVLNRPPNVKGTVTTDVPVVGESVAFDASESSDPDGTVVASEWDVDGDGTAEKNGSTVSAAYEAYGTKTATVAVTDDDGATNETTVSFYVNAPPEPAIDADTPVYTDEPITLDAGDSIDPDGDVVAYLWDTDADGAVDANGQTTSVSYPDDGTYEVTLTVEDNNGTTRTATGNVTVLNRPPQAVAAANESDPTVRSVMRFDAADSVDPDGEVEAYEWDLDGDGSFERMGEAVTTSFAESGNQTVTVRVTDDDGATNRTNVTVDVNAPPEPAVDLPSSVLTGEELTLNASESADPDGEIVAYEWDLGGTAVQTGETVSREYADDGTYAVTLTVTDDDGASASLTRNVTVENRPPELWLTRVSPDTTPVETYETVEYTVDALDDDGTAGNTSITFTSPTNRTRTVLADGTTTVRFNESGNWTVVATVFDDDGATTTVNRTLPVNAPPDAGIDARTEVVAGESVTLSADAVDTDGTVREYTWLVGNDSYTGQNVTVTLSEAGDVRVDLFVEDDDGAVTEVNRTIEVEPAYDLSLEVEPLFGGRVLSASSYPDYRYDDENVSFEWDLDGDGRFETAGGYVHDRIVNESGTYEVAVRVSGPEIPTTTETETVSVDSVDTNVTIDWRRDVGIGETVTVTNDRVIVSGGEEQAPEGEDEGGSTIRALSRSNGSTIWEATLPFGAYETIVRDGAVYAVGEGVARVDVDTGAVDWTWSGDGYVDATVAGESVYVTDDRRAVALAIDDGLERWNRTADAPVYEQVVGADVIATYGQTYNETSNRLVSSLVVRDRDTGTILWSLTREGAPSLAGVVDGRVLVSTDGNLTARDAGDGEELWTRRLPDAAEYSYISDVRIEGDTIYAMAEQYPNRSVTALRSNGTRVWSTRVRDDAEFRVGPEHVVVAAEGGVTAYDRTDGSVVWNRSLSIDYPNVVRIVDGRVLVESDGIGTVLDAETGETRWRGATDYALYGAGYRDGTLYVGTGAGVYAVSVEDDR, from the coding sequence ATGAAGCGGCGGAAGCGTATTGCTGTCCTCCTGATGGCCGCCGCAGTAGTCACGGCGGGTATCCCGTTAACCGGTGCGTTCACGAGCGTCTCCGCGGAACGTTCCGTCTCTGTGGCGGTCGCGGACGACGACGAGGCGTTCCTGTCGTTGGAACCGTCGGACGGCTCCAACGGTGTGTACGCGGCACAAACTGACGGAACGCTGGAGCTCCGGTTCGACGGAACTGGGACACTCGCGTCGGGCCTCAATCCGGACGCAACGACGTATGTTGATGGCGTGTTCGTAGTCACGAACCGTGGAACGAACGACGTGACTCTCACGATCGACGACCCGGCTGAGGGGCTCGCGTTCTATGCGACGTACAATGGGACACAGCACCGACTCGACGGTCCCGACGCAGAGGGTGTCCCTGTCGGGGTCGGCGAGACAGCGAACGTCTCGATCGAACTTGACACGTCGAACGAGAGTGCGATCGAGGCTGTCGACGAGATCACGATCGCCGCGAACGCGTCAGCCGACGTCGGGGAAGGCGGATCGGATGACGGCGACACGGATCCAGGTGGAGGTGCGGACGAAGATACGCCGCAGACGCGAGTCTCTGGGGATGAACTTCGTCTGACCGGTTCGGCGACAGCCGGCCAGTCACTGACCCTCGATCTTAGTCAGCTCTCCGACACCGACCAAGACGATATCCGAGTCGACTCGCTTGAGATCAACTATACCAACGAGACGATAATCGAGACGACTGTTGACGCCGTCGACGGATCGAACACCAACTCGTCGACGGATCGGACCGCACCGGGTAACCGCACCGCTCCTACAAATGCCTCGGTGCTCACCTATCTGAACGTTTCCCACCCCGAGACCGCTGACGACTCGATAGGCGACGCGACGTTCCAGTTCGTGCTTCCACACGGGCCACAGCGGACGCCGACGGCCGTCGACCTCCTCCGGTATAACGAGCAGAACGACACGTGGGAGACGACGTCGACACGGATCTCGTTCGTCGCGAACACCAGCGATGGATACGTCTACGAGGCACGAACGGAGTCACTCTCGTTGTTTGCTGTCGTGGAGGTGATCCGTGGGGAGGTGATCGAAATCGACGGAACGGCACAGCCGGTCGACGCGGCGCTCATAACGGATCCAAGTGCCTCCTTCCCGACGACTGCGTATGACACGTACCACGACGAGGCGTTCAACGCCAGCTACTGGAACGCCGAGGCGACGAGTGATGCAGACGACGCGGCCGCGGTGATCCGCGAGAGACTCCGGATCGATCTGAAGCAGGCGGCGAAGGACAGTGTAATCTCGAAAATCGTCTCGTACGCCGACGGTGTGCTCAAGACTGCCATCGGGTTCAGCGGTATTGGCACGCTGCTAACGGTGCTTGATATCACGCTATCCTCGAGCGAGTTTGTCGGGTCGCTCGGTCCGGCGATTCAAAAGCAGGCAGTCGCCATCCACGTTGATCCGGGAGAGCAGTCGCACGATGAACTCCGAGCGAACCTCCGTGCCCTTGAGGAGAACTCCGCGGCTCTGAAGAACGCGACCGCCGAGGGCGACACGGCCGAACGCCGTGCGTTGCTCCGAGAGCGCGAGACGCTCCTCCGTGAGACGTATCAGCTGCTGCCCCGGTACACGAACGATGTCCACGAGGACGTCGTCGGGAACGCCGCAGGCATGGAGGACCCACAGTCGTACAAGCTGATCCGCTCGAATACGGAATCGCTGCGCGTCCTGTTGAAAGAGGACTACAGGGAGACGACGAAACAGCTGTACGGTGCGCCGAAGCGCTCACTCGCGTACGACACGTCGATGCCGACGCACGGCTGGGTCGCCTTCGGGAACGCGGAGGTGTACGACACGATGGACCACGGCAACGACTACGTCGTGGTGGCGGTTGACGCAAGCCAGGCAGTCGAGGCTGATGCCGACGTGAGCATCTCGGTTACGGGTGCGGACGCATCCGAACTGGATACCGCGCTCGTCTCCGACCGACCGGACGATCCGCGGACGGTCACCGGGCGCTCGCTCGGGCCCGACGGCACTGCAGTCGTTGATGACCCCGAAGAGACGATGTACCTGGTCGTTCGTCCAGGCGGGACGAGCGGTCCTGTCCGTATCCAGGCCGACGCAGGGTCGACACCTATTCGAATGTCGGTCGCAGAGCGGGCCGGCCCGGACATCCAGCGACCACACGCCGACCTCGTGTCCGGTCCCGATCCGGTGACGCTGCGTGACGGCGACGTCGTCTATCCGACGAACGACTCGGACACGGACCTTGTGTGGCGCCTGTGGGACGACAAGACCGAGACAACTGCGATCGATTACCGACTTCGCGTCGATGACGGTGACGGCTTCGACACGTGGACCGCGTGGCAGGGCGCGCCCGCTGACGGTCGCGTCAGTCCGGACCTGACGTACGACGACGGACTTACGCGCGTCCAGTTGCAGGTCCGCGACGGCGCCGGTCGTACGACCGTCCGCAACGCGGACGTGGTCATGACCGCGGGGGTGCCTCAGACTGCGCTTGCGGCGCCCGACGCCGCCAACCCCGAATCGGGCGAGGTGTTCGTCCGGGTGCTCCCCGAGCGGCGAATGGAACGTATCGACGTCCAGTATCGTCCGGTCGGCAACGACACATGGCGTGATCTGCGGACGGTGACCGACACCGCGGGCTTCGAGAGCGTGATGGCTCCGCCCGAGGGCAAGGTCGTGATACGCGCCCGCGCGGCGAACCTTGCGGGCGAGACGGGCGAGTGGGCCACCGAGAAGCTCACGTACGACCCCACTGACCCGCCCGATACGACGCCTCCGGAGGTCGATCTTGAGCAGGCGCCCGACCGTCGTCTGACCCTCGTCGACGGCGAGCGCGTCGAACGGCGCGTCGTCTCCGCGGAGACGGCGACGGTTCGGTGGTCGGCCACCGACGACGAGACGCTTGTTTCCGACCTCGAGTACCGTGTCCGGGTTGATAATGAGTCGTGGTCCGAGTGGAGGACGTCCAGTGGAGAGTGGTTCGGTGCTGATCCGACCGTCTCGACTGACGGGACAACAGTTCACATAGAGGTACGTGACGCCGCGGGCAACGTTGCGAGACGGTCGGTGTCGATACTACGTGACACATCCGACCCGACCGTCGACGTGACTGCAACGAGCGACATCACCGGTGCGGTCGTGAACCCGAGCGCCGATGAGCCGCTCGAGTCAGTCCAGCTTCAGTACCGTCCCGCTGGCGAGACAGAGTGGCGCGAGTGGGACACGATCGGGTCGACAGATACCACCGCAGTCGACCTTGATTCGATCGGCAGCTTCGAACTGCGCGCTCGTGGCGTCGACACCGCGGGCAACGTCGGCCCGTGGACGGAGCCCGTCGCGTTCGACAGTCTCCCAGCCGAGCGGTCAGACTCGATCTCGGACGGATCGCGGTCAGTGGCTGGTGGGAACACTACCGAGTACGACTACCCGAACGCCTCCAAGGTCGGAGCGGATGCCGCACGCGGGTATCTCATGTACAACGCGCTCGTCGACGAGATCGACGGAGAGCTCCTGCTCGACGTATACATGGTGTCTCGCGACGGCAATGAGGTTCCCATCTCGTCGATCGAGTTGACTGAGGAGCGTAACCAGACGGTCGTCGCCGATCTTCCCGGTAACCTCACCGACGCCGACCGCCTCAGAGTTGAAGTCAGCGGCAACGGAACGGTCGTCCTCTCGAGTCTCCGTGCGATCGGCTCGGAGCCAACGGTCCCGCCAGTGTCGGCATCGCCGATGAACGCCACGGTCGGGCAGACCGTGATCGTGTCGACCGACGGAGAGGTGGACGAGGAGTACATTCAGGCGTACGAGTGGGATCTCAACGGCGACGACGAGTTCGAGCGGACAACCGACGCGCCGACGACTGACGTCGCGTACGACGACTCCGGCACTCGAACGATCACGCTCCGCGTCACGGACGTGTTCGGCGCCAGCGCGAGCGAGACGGCGACGGTCCGCGTGAACGCACCGCCGCGCGCCGAGGTGACGGGCGAAAGAACGGTGCTGACCGGCGAACTGGCGACACTCAACGCTGGCGACAGCGTCGATCCCGACGGCGAAGTTGAGTCGGTCGCATGGGACACCGACGGCGACGGGACGACAGAGGCGACTGGCTGGACCACCCCAGTCTCGTACGCAGATGACGGTGAGTACCCAGTGTCGGTGACAGTGACCGACGACGACGGGGATCAGGACACCACGACGACGAACGTTACGGTCCGCAACCGGCCACCGACCGCTAATGCGGCGGCCAATCAAACGACTCCACTCGTCGGCGAGTCAGTTGCCTTCGACGCGACTGGAAGTTCTGATCCAGACGGCCAGGTTACCACCTCCGAGTGGGACGTTGACGGCGACGGAACGTTTGAGCGGACGGGCGAGACCATCGCGACATCGTTCACCGAGCCTGGAAACCGAACCGTCACTGTGCGCGTGACTGACGACGACGGGGTGACCGACGAGACGACGGTCACTGTCCATGTCAACGCCCCGCCGGAGGCGGCGCTGAACGCCACATCACCGGTCTATACCGACGAAGAGGTCGATCTCGATGCGACCGAGAGCGCCGATCCGGACGGCACGATCGTCGGCTACGGCTGGACAGTTGATGGACCTACCCCAGCACCTGATGGTGGCGCGAGCGGGACGGTGACCTTCAGTGACGACGGGGAATACCCGGTGTCGGTGATTGTCACGGACGACGATGGGGCCAGTGACACTGTGATGGCGAACGTGACAGTGTTGAATCGACCGCCGAACGTCAAAGGAACAGTTACGACTGATGTACCGGTCGTCGGCGAGTCGGTCGCCTTTGATGCGTCCGAGAGCAGCGATCCGGACGGGACAGTCGTTGCCTCCGAGTGGGACGTCGACGGTGACGGTACCGCTGAGAAGAACGGCTCGACTGTCTCTGCCGCCTACGAGGCGTACGGAACGAAGACTGCGACGGTCGCCGTGACTGATGACGACGGCGCGACAAACGAAACGACCGTCAGCTTCTACGTGAACGCGCCGCCTGAGCCCGCGATCGACGCCGATACTCCCGTCTACACGGACGAACCGATCACGCTCGATGCCGGTGACAGTATCGATCCCGACGGCGACGTCGTCGCCTACCTGTGGGACACCGACGCCGACGGGGCAGTCGACGCGAACGGTCAGACCACGTCGGTCTCGTACCCCGACGACGGTACCTACGAGGTCACACTGACCGTCGAGGACAACAACGGCACCACCCGAACAGCGACGGGGAACGTGACGGTGCTGAACCGACCGCCCCAGGCGGTCGCGGCGGCCAATGAGAGTGACCCGACCGTTAGATCGGTCATGCGCTTCGACGCCGCAGACAGCGTCGATCCTGACGGCGAGGTCGAGGCTTACGAGTGGGACCTCGACGGTGATGGTTCGTTCGAACGAATGGGTGAGGCCGTCACGACGTCGTTCGCCGAGTCCGGCAACCAGACTGTCACCGTCCGCGTGACCGACGACGACGGTGCGACGAACCGGACGAACGTAACCGTGGATGTGAACGCGCCGCCCGAGCCGGCGGTGGATCTCCCCTCCTCGGTGCTGACCGGCGAGGAACTCACGCTGAACGCCAGCGAGAGCGCCGACCCCGACGGCGAGATAGTTGCGTACGAATGGGATCTCGGCGGGACTGCGGTCCAGACCGGCGAGACCGTCTCCCGAGAGTACGCCGACGACGGCACCTACGCGGTCACACTCACCGTCACGGACGACGACGGTGCGAGCGCGTCGCTCACGCGCAACGTGACCGTCGAGAACCGGCCGCCGGAGCTGTGGCTCACCCGTGTTTCGCCCGACACGACACCGGTTGAAACGTACGAGACCGTGGAGTACACCGTCGACGCGCTCGACGACGACGGGACCGCGGGGAACACCTCGATCACGTTCACGTCGCCGACGAACCGCACGCGGACCGTCCTCGCCGACGGGACTACCACCGTCCGATTCAACGAGAGCGGCAACTGGACGGTCGTGGCGACGGTCTTCGACGACGACGGCGCGACGACGACTGTGAACCGGACGCTACCGGTGAACGCGCCGCCGGACGCGGGGATCGACGCGCGCACGGAGGTCGTCGCAGGCGAGTCGGTGACGCTGTCGGCCGACGCGGTCGACACTGACGGTACCGTCCGAGAGTACACGTGGCTCGTCGGCAACGACAGCTATACTGGGCAGAACGTGACGGTCACACTGTCCGAGGCGGGCGACGTTCGTGTTGATCTCTTCGTTGAGGACGACGACGGCGCTGTGACCGAGGTGAACCGAACGATCGAGGTCGAACCGGCCTACGATCTCTCCCTCGAGGTCGAACCGCTCTTCGGGGGACGGGTGCTCTCCGCCAGTTCGTATCCGGACTACCGCTACGACGACGAGAACGTCTCCTTCGAGTGGGATCTCGACGGCGACGGACGCTTCGAGACCGCCGGTGGATATGTCCACGACCGGATCGTCAACGAGTCGGGAACCTACGAGGTCGCAGTCCGCGTGAGCGGGCCGGAGATCCCGACGACCACGGAGACGGAGACAGTGTCCGTCGACTCGGTCGACACGAACGTGACGATCGACTGGCGGCGCGACGTCGGTATCGGCGAGACGGTCACCGTGACTAACGACCGGGTGATCGTCTCCGGCGGTGAGGAGCAAGCTCCCGAAGGCGAGGACGAGGGTGGATCGACGATCCGTGCGCTCTCGCGGTCGAACGGCTCGACCATCTGGGAGGCGACGCTCCCGTTCGGCGCATACGAGACGATCGTTCGCGACGGAGCAGTGTACGCCGTGGGCGAGGGCGTCGCGCGGGTGGACGTCGACACCGGCGCCGTCGACTGGACGTGGAGCGGCGATGGCTATGTCGACGCGACGGTCGCCGGGGAGTCAGTGTACGTCACCGACGACCGGAGGGCGGTGGCACTGGCTATCGACGACGGACTTGAGCGGTGGAACCGTACCGCGGACGCCCCGGTCTACGAGCAGGTCGTCGGTGCGGACGTGATCGCGACGTACGGGCAGACGTACAACGAGACGTCGAACCGCCTGGTCTCGTCGCTCGTCGTCCGCGACCGTGACACCGGGACGATTCTCTGGTCGCTGACCCGCGAGGGGGCGCCCTCGCTCGCGGGCGTCGTCGACGGTCGTGTCCTCGTCTCGACGGACGGTAACCTCACCGCGCGCGACGCCGGGGACGGCGAGGAGCTGTGGACGCGCCGACTCCCCGACGCCGCCGAGTATTCGTACATTTCGGACGTTCGGATCGAGGGGGACACGATCTACGCGATGGCCGAACAGTACCCGAACCGGTCGGTGACCGCACTACGCTCGAACGGCACTCGGGTGTGGTCGACGCGGGTCCGCGACGACGCCGAGTTCCGCGTCGGCCCGGAGCACGTCGTCGTCGCGGCCGAGGGAGGCGTCACCGCCTACGACCGGACCGACGGCTCGGTCGTGTGGAACCGTAGCCTGTCGATCGACTATCCCAACGTCGTCCGGATCGTTGACGGTCGAGTCCTCGTTGAGTCCGACGGGATCGGAACGGTCCTTGACGCAGAGACCGGCGAGACCCGGTGGCGTGGCGCGACCGACTACGCCCTTTACGGCGCCGGCTATCGCGACGGGACGCTGTACGTCGGCACCGGTGCGGGCGTGTACGCCGTCTCCGTCGAGGACGATCGGTAG
- a CDS encoding OBG GTPase family GTP-binding protein, which translates to MGLEDEIEELREEIAETPYNKSTEAHIGRLKSKLAQKKEKLENQSSSGGGQGYAVEKTGDATVALVGFPSVGKSTLINALTNADSEIGEYEFTTLNVNPGMLKYRGANIQILDVPGLIEGAAGGRGGGKEVLSVVRTADLVVFVLSVFEIDQYERLRHELYENKVRLDTDPPNISVRKTHKDGIQVTMRDDVSLDETTIKDVLRAHGFVNADVTIPHDLTIDELIDGVMDNREYLPSIVSVNKADLIEEDYLPTVEEDLREHDIEPDDAIFISAVEEKGLDVLKERIFDALGLIRIYMDKPSRGVDYEEPLVLREGDTVGDACKKLGGSFDERFKFARVSGPSAKHDEQQVGQGHELADEDVLRIVARK; encoded by the coding sequence ATGGGACTGGAGGACGAGATCGAGGAACTCCGCGAGGAGATCGCCGAAACCCCGTACAACAAGTCCACAGAGGCCCATATCGGTCGGCTGAAGTCGAAGCTCGCCCAGAAGAAGGAGAAGCTGGAGAACCAGTCCTCCTCGGGCGGCGGACAGGGATACGCCGTCGAGAAGACCGGCGACGCGACGGTCGCGCTCGTCGGCTTCCCCTCCGTCGGCAAGTCCACGCTCATCAACGCGCTCACCAACGCCGACAGCGAGATCGGCGAGTACGAGTTCACCACGCTGAACGTCAACCCGGGGATGCTGAAGTACCGCGGGGCGAACATCCAGATCCTCGACGTTCCGGGGCTGATCGAGGGCGCCGCCGGCGGCCGCGGCGGTGGCAAGGAGGTGCTGTCGGTCGTTCGGACGGCCGACCTCGTCGTGTTCGTCCTCTCGGTGTTCGAGATCGACCAGTACGAGCGCCTTCGCCACGAGCTGTACGAGAACAAGGTGCGCCTCGACACGGACCCACCGAACATCTCCGTCCGCAAAACGCACAAGGACGGCATTCAGGTGACGATGCGCGACGACGTCTCGCTCGACGAGACGACGATCAAGGACGTCCTGCGCGCCCACGGCTTCGTCAACGCCGACGTGACGATCCCCCACGACCTCACGATCGACGAGCTCATCGACGGCGTGATGGACAACCGCGAGTACCTCCCCTCCATCGTCTCGGTGAACAAGGCGGACCTGATCGAGGAGGACTATCTGCCCACGGTCGAGGAGGACCTCCGCGAACACGACATCGAGCCCGACGACGCGATCTTCATCTCTGCGGTGGAGGAGAAGGGCCTCGACGTGCTGAAAGAGCGCATCTTCGACGCGCTCGGACTCATCCGCATCTACATGGACAAACCCAGCCGCGGCGTCGACTACGAGGAGCCGCTCGTGCTCCGCGAGGGCGACACCGTCGGCGACGCGTGCAAGAAGCTCGGGGGCAGCTTCGACGAGCGCTTCAAGTTCGCGCGCGTCTCGGGGCCCTCGGCGAAACACGACGAACAGCAGGTCGGACAGGGGCACGAGCTCGCGGACGAGGACGTGCTCCGGATCGTGGCTCGAAAGTAA
- a CDS encoding VNG_1110C family protein, producing the protein MPDPSTLRDSTQIVLPRRELDGIRSSLESEFTVSVFTNGEECRIIGSPVEIKAVSDFLARQGISIP; encoded by the coding sequence ATGCCGGACCCCTCCACCCTCCGGGACAGCACGCAGATCGTTCTCCCGCGGCGCGAACTGGACGGGATCCGGTCGTCACTCGAATCGGAGTTCACGGTCTCTGTGTTCACGAACGGCGAGGAGTGCCGGATCATCGGCAGCCCCGTCGAGATCAAGGCGGTGTCGGACTTCCTCGCGCGCCAGGGAATCTCTATCCCCTGA
- a CDS encoding VOC family protein, producing MAYTLDHVMMRIEDEEESLDWYTEHLDYEIKGEMEGGDFTNYYLGPEDVHEDGALLELTYNHGDHTYEMGDAWGHIAVRVEDVEEAYYELMDEGVEDYRPPEENPGYAFVKDPDGHEIEIVERDHGARWSIDHTMIRVEDATEALGYWTRTFEYEHTGRWEADTFANYFMKPEDAAEEAMAVELTYNYDGREYTMGDAWGHLCVRVDDLEEDWETVLMRESAEYRDPESCGYSYAFTTDSDGHEIELLER from the coding sequence ATGGCGTATACACTCGACCACGTGATGATGCGGATCGAGGACGAGGAGGAGTCCCTCGACTGGTACACCGAGCACCTCGATTACGAGATCAAAGGCGAGATGGAAGGCGGCGACTTCACGAACTACTACCTCGGGCCCGAGGACGTGCACGAGGACGGCGCGCTGCTGGAGCTCACCTACAACCACGGCGACCACACCTACGAGATGGGCGACGCGTGGGGCCACATCGCCGTCCGCGTCGAGGACGTGGAGGAGGCGTACTACGAGCTGATGGACGAGGGCGTCGAGGACTACCGCCCGCCCGAGGAGAACCCCGGCTACGCGTTCGTCAAGGACCCCGACGGTCACGAGATCGAGATCGTCGAGCGCGACCACGGCGCCCGCTGGTCGATCGACCACACGATGATCCGCGTCGAGGACGCCACCGAGGCGCTCGGCTACTGGACGCGCACCTTCGAGTACGAACACACCGGCCGCTGGGAGGCCGACACGTTCGCGAACTACTTCATGAAGCCCGAGGACGCCGCCGAGGAGGCGATGGCTGTGGAGCTGACGTACAACTACGACGGCCGCGAGTACACGATGGGCGACGCGTGGGGGCACCTGTGTGTTCGCGTGGATGACCTAGAGGAAGACTGGGAGACGGTGCTGATGCGGGAGTCGGCTGAGTATCGTGATCCGGAGTCGTGTGGGTACAGCTATGCGTTCACGACGGACTCAGACGGACATGAGATTGAGTTGTTAGAGCGGTAA
- a CDS encoding archaellin/type IV pilin N-terminal domain-containing protein, translated as MFEFITDEEKRGQVGIGTLIVFIAMVLVAAIAAGVLINTAGFLQSKSQETGQQSSKQVSDRVQEVATVGKVTGSPEKVSIVNVTVTQAPGAGEIDVHNATVTWIGPSGTYQLIANSTGTFDKLGSGLQGKEFGYQPVKDSDGSSNVLNDPDDRLNLVFDVDTFANDLTEGSEVTIKINTMAGATTSIRFTVPESLGNKEAVEL; from the coding sequence ATGTTTGAGTTTATCACCGACGAGGAAAAGCGCGGGCAGGTTGGTATTGGGACGCTCATCGTGTTCATCGCGATGGTACTCGTAGCAGCGATCGCCGCTGGCGTCCTGATCAACACTGCTGGCTTCCTCCAGAGTAAGTCGCAAGAAACGGGTCAACAGAGTAGTAAGCAAGTTAGCGACCGTGTGCAAGAGGTTGCAACCGTCGGGAAGGTGACCGGCTCTCCCGAGAAAGTCAGTATCGTGAACGTCACAGTTACCCAGGCCCCCGGAGCTGGTGAGATTGACGTCCATAACGCGACCGTCACCTGGATCGGTCCCAGCGGGACGTACCAATTAATCGCGAACAGTACTGGGACATTCGATAAGCTGGGTTCTGGCCTTCAGGGGAAGGAGTTCGGCTACCAGCCTGTCAAGGATTCTGACGGTAGCTCGAATGTCCTGAACGATCCGGACGACCGCCTCAACCTCGTGTTCGACGTAGACACGTTTGCAAATGATCTCACCGAGGGCTCGGAGGTCACGATCAAGATCAACACGATGGCCGGCGCGACAACGAGTATCCGCTTCACTGTTCCCGAGTCGCTTGGGAACAAGGAAGCCGTCGAGCTGTAA
- a CDS encoding TIGR04206 family protein: MAGTALRLPRATPVRVLVAVFSCGLVPWSVQTFADSGVPFLRFAWGGLSFTPVLYARTLIEYLALSGSPLVLPWVVATGCWVLAIASASLAFLDREDPRVTAGLLVLAGAVNASVAVRFGIQPLRTGYPVGTLALWGVAAWRYRAWTRA, encoded by the coding sequence GTGGCCGGCACGGCTCTCCGGCTCCCGCGAGCGACGCCGGTTCGCGTGCTGGTGGCCGTCTTCTCGTGCGGGCTCGTCCCGTGGTCCGTCCAGACGTTCGCCGACAGCGGCGTTCCGTTCTTGCGATTCGCGTGGGGCGGCCTCTCGTTCACGCCCGTCCTGTACGCGCGGACGCTGATCGAGTACCTCGCGCTGTCTGGGTCGCCGCTGGTCCTCCCCTGGGTCGTCGCGACCGGCTGCTGGGTCCTCGCGATCGCGTCGGCGTCGCTGGCGTTCCTCGACCGCGAGGACCCGCGCGTCACCGCCGGGCTCCTCGTGCTCGCGGGCGCGGTGAACGCCTCCGTCGCTGTTCGGTTCGGGATCCAGCCGCTTCGGACGGGGTATCCCGTCGGCACGCTCGCGCTGTGGGGCGTTGCGGCGTGGCGCTACCGGGCGTGGACGCGAGCGTGA